The Shewanella sp. NFH-SH190041 genome has a window encoding:
- a CDS encoding lipopolysaccharide biosynthesis protein: MSQYSISALKRVFIQGIGATLLSIALGYGFKIYLAQWVARDSLALYHTVVDVITLALIVMTGFRSAMVVSYARTRNDRDIINLFRFCLIAVVLLTWGLVLPYIKHRLHMNVAYWQLVGIILSMGLKIYFTNQLAMYRMYGISNRITWLDPALQILLFALGYGVLGMSPLSALFHSLIIGNFLIAVMMFISRRRQIRTHPLQGVMLSADLKQFMQRSMTASLETGASMLMIYLMVLLTVRYFSLEELGNFQVVVRPVITYMTLLFVFPIYRFVLPELAEYVRQQNYAAIAAIKRLLYRFAFAVSAVFFLLMLFWGRQLVHWLYPAEYHGAAIVLIHFAAFFVLMILNAFQLAFIKAHNGFMPSLLIRISGLVSLLAAFYLLRQYSGNVVSVILALGCGYGVMFILSGYYERRLLARTPAAQHH, from the coding sequence ATGTCACAGTATTCTATCTCCGCACTTAAACGTGTCTTTATTCAAGGCATAGGAGCCACACTGCTCAGCATTGCGCTGGGGTATGGTTTTAAAATTTATCTTGCCCAGTGGGTTGCCAGAGATAGCCTGGCGCTGTACCACACAGTGGTGGATGTGATTACCCTCGCGCTGATTGTGATGACGGGGTTTCGCAGCGCCATGGTGGTCAGCTATGCCAGAACCCGTAACGACAGGGATATTATCAATCTGTTCCGCTTCTGCCTGATTGCTGTCGTACTGCTGACGTGGGGGCTGGTACTGCCCTATATTAAACACCGGTTGCATATGAATGTGGCTTACTGGCAACTGGTGGGCATTATTCTTTCCATGGGGCTGAAGATTTACTTTACCAATCAACTGGCCATGTATCGCATGTATGGGATCAGCAACCGTATCACTTGGCTTGATCCGGCACTGCAAATTCTGCTGTTTGCTTTGGGGTATGGCGTCTTGGGTATGTCGCCGCTATCGGCACTGTTTCACAGCTTGATTATCGGTAATTTTCTTATCGCCGTGATGATGTTTATCAGTCGGCGGCGACAGATCCGCACCCATCCGCTACAAGGGGTCATGCTATCGGCAGATCTGAAACAGTTTATGCAGCGCAGTATGACGGCGTCATTGGAAACTGGAGCCAGCATGCTGATGATTTACCTAATGGTACTACTAACAGTACGCTATTTTTCCCTGGAGGAGTTGGGTAATTTTCAGGTTGTCGTCAGACCGGTAATTACTTATATGACCTTACTATTTGTCTTTCCCATCTACCGTTTTGTGCTGCCTGAGCTGGCGGAATATGTCCGCCAACAAAATTATGCGGCTATTGCGGCAATCAAACGTCTGTTGTATCGCTTTGCCTTTGCGGTCAGTGCCGTATTTTTCCTGTTGATGTTATTCTGGGGACGGCAGCTAGTGCACTGGCTATATCCTGCTGAATACCACGGCGCAGCCATTGTCCTGATCCACTTTGCCGCCTTTTTTGTTCTGATGATACTCAACGCCTTTCAGCTGGCCTTTATCAAAGCCCATAACGGCTTTATGCCCAGTCTGCTGATCCGTATCAGTGGACTTGTCTCCCTCTTAGCAGCGTTTTACTTACTACGACAATATTCAGGCAATGTGGTCAGTGTGATTTTGGCGCTAGGGTGTGGGTATGGCGTGATGTTTATTCTAAGTGGCTATTATGAGCGCAGATTATTGGCCAGGACACCAGCAGCACAACACCACTAA